A stretch of Camelina sativa cultivar DH55 chromosome 18, Cs, whole genome shotgun sequence DNA encodes these proteins:
- the LOC104762305 gene encoding (+)-neomenthol dehydrogenase: MTNKEKARERREKRMQEISLLRTIPYSDHTRWWSCENVAVVTGSNRGIGLEIARQLAGHGLTVILTARNVDAGLEAVKSLRDQEQGLKIDFHQLDVTDASSIREFGCWIKQTFGRLDILVNNAGVNYNLGSDNSVEFAETVISTNYLGTKNMTKAMIPLMRPSPHGARIVNVSSRLGRVNGRRNRLANVELRDQLSNPDLLTEELIDRTVSDFINQVKEGTWESGGWPQTFTDYSMSKLAVNAYTRLLAKELSRRGEEEKIYVNSFCPGWVKTAMTGYVGNMPPEDAADTGVWLSLVLSEEAVTGKFFAERREINF, encoded by the exons ATGACGAACAAGGAGAAAGCGcgggaaagaagagagaagaggatgcAGGAGATCTCTCTCCTTCGAACGATACCTTACTCTGACCACACCAG GTGGTGGTCTTGTGAAAATGTAGCAGTGGTGACCGGTTCAAACCGTGGAATTGGACTTGAGATTGCAAGGCAGCTTGCAGGTCATGGGTTGACTGTTATTCTTACAGCCAGAAACGTGGATGCTGGCCTTGAAGCAGTTAAATCCTTGAGGGACCAAGAACAAGGTCTCAAGATTGATTTTCATCAGCTTGATGTCACGGACGCTTCGTCCATTAGAGAGTTTGGTTGCTGGATTAAGCAAACATTTGGACGTTTAGATATCCTC GTGAACAATGCAGGTGTCAACTACAATCTTGGTTCAGATAATTCTGTTGAATTTGCTGAGACAGTTATATCTACTAACTACTTAGGAACCAAAAACATGACGAAAGCTATGATACCATTGATGAGACCATCTCCTCATGGCGCTCGTATTGTTAACGTTAGTTCTCGTCTAGGTAGAGTTAACGGAAGACGTAAT AGACTTGCAAATGTAGAGTTGAGAGATCAGCTAAGCAATCCGGATTTGCTGACCGAGGAACTTATAGACAGAACTGTCTCTGACTTCATCAACCAAGTAAAAGAGGGAACTTGGGAATCAGGAGGGTGGCCTCAGACATTCACCGACTACTCCATGTCTAAGCTTGCCGTGAATGCTTACACAAGACTTTTGGCAAAAGAActttcaagaagaggagaggaagagaagatttATGTTAACAGCTTTTGTCCTGGTTGGGTGAAGACTGCGATGACTGGCTACGTTGGAAATATGCCACCTGAAGATGCAGCTGATACCGGAGTTTGGCTTAGCCTAGTTCTTTCCGAAGAGGCGGTGACTGGAAAATTCTTTGCTGAGAGACGTGAGATCAACTTCTGA
- the LOC104762307 gene encoding probable beta-1,4-xylosyltransferase IRX10L codes for MKLSSLVLIFIVCNLTFSTISAFRLSRSQPTERISGSAGDVLEDDPVGRLKVFVYELPSKYNKKILQKDPRCLNHMFAAEIYMQRFLLSSPVRTLNPEEADWFYVPVYTTCDLTPNGLPLPFKSPRMMRSAIQLIASNWPYWNRTEGADHFFVVPHDFGACFHYQEEKAIGRGILTLLQRATLVQTFGQRNHVCLKEGSITVPPYAPPQKMQSHLIPEKTPRSIFVYFRGLFYDVGNDPEGGYYARGARAAVWENFKDNPLFDISTEHPTTYYEDMQRAIFCLCPLGWAPWSPRLVEAVIFGCIPVIIADDIVLPFADAIPWEDIGVFVDEKDVPYLDTILTSIPPEVILRKQRLLANPSMKQAMLFPQPAQPGDAFHQVLNGLARKLPHERSVYLRPGEKLLNWTAGPVADLKPW; via the exons ATGAAGCTATCGAGCTTGGTTTTGATCTTCATTGTTTGTAACCTCACTTTCTCGACGATTTCTGCTTTCCGTCTGAGTCGTAGTCAACCAACTGAGCGAATTTCAG GTAGTGCTGGTGATGTGTTGGAAGATGATCCTGTGGGAAGACTGAAAGTCTTTGTTTATGAGCTTCCGAGTAAATACAATAAGAAGATACTTCAGAAAGACCCGAGATGTCTTAACCACATGTTTGCTGCTGAGATATATATGCAGCGGTTTCTTTTGTCTAGCCCAGTTCGAACACTTAATCCCGAGGAAGCTGATTGGTTCTACGTTCCTGTCTACACCACTTGTGATCTCACTCCTAATGGGCTTCCTCTCCCTTTTAAATCTCCACGAATGATGAGAAGTGCCATTCAGCTCATTGCTTCAAATTGGCCTTACTGGAATCGCACTGAAGGAGCTGACCACTTCTTTGTCGTGCCTCATGACTTTGGAGCCTGTTTCCATTATCAA GAAGAGAAGGCAATAGGAAGAGGAATACTAACCTTGCTTCAACGAGCTACACTGGTGCAGACATTTGGTCAAAGGAATCATGTTTGCTTGAAAGAGGGTTCAATCACTGTTCCTCCGTATGCTCCACCACAGAAGATGCAGTCACACTTAATTCCTGAGAAAACTCCTCGATCCATCTTTGTTTATTTCAGAGGATTGTTTTATGATGTGGGAAATGATCCTGAGGGTGGCTACTATGCGAG GGGCGCACGAGCAGCTGTATGGGAAAACTTCAAAGACAATCCGCTGTTCGACATCTCAACAGAGCACCCAACAACATATTATGAGGACATGCAGAGAGCAATCTTCTGCTTATGCCCGCTTGGATGGGCCCCATGGAGTCCAAGACTGGTGGAAGCCGTGATCTTTGGTTGCATCCCTGTGATAATAGCAGACGACATTGTGTTACCTTTTGCAGATGCGATACCTTGGGAAGATATTGGCGTGTTTGTGGATGAGAAGGATGTTCCTTACTTGGACACAATACTCACATCGATCCCACCAGAGGTTATACTGAGAAAACAGAGGTTGTTGGCAAACCCATCGATGAAACAGGCGATGTTGTTCCCGCAACCGGCTCAACCAGGGGATGCGTTTCATCAAGTGTTGAATGGGTTGGCTCGTAAGCTGCCGCATGAGAGGAGTGTGTATCTGAGACCAGGTGAGAAGCTGTTAAACTGGACAGCAGGACCGGTCGCTGATCTGAAACCTTGGTAA
- the LOC104763626 gene encoding LOW QUALITY PROTEIN: protein LEAFY (The sequence of the model RefSeq protein was modified relative to this genomic sequence to represent the inferred CDS: inserted 2 bases in 1 codon), translating into MDPEGFTSSLFRWNPTRAMVPAPSPVPPPLQQQPPTPQTAAFGMRLGGLEGLFGAYGIRFYTAAKIAELGFTASTLVGMKDEELEEMMNSLSHIFRWELLVGERYGIKAAVRAERRRLQEEEEEEXLLDAVTCYSPPQVIPVLIMLLMPSPKKMIGQGYQRNRCSSKTRQMRREITAVIGRQVKER; encoded by the exons aTGGATCCTGAAGGTTTCACGAGTAGCTTATTCCGGTGGAACCCAACGAGAGCAATGGTTCCAGCACCATCTCCGGTTCCTCCTCCGCTGCAGCAACAGCCGCCAACACCTCAGACGGCGGCTTTTGGGATGCGACTCGGTGGCTTAGAGGGGCTGTTTGGTGCTTACGGTATACGTTTCTACACGGCGGCGAAGATAGCAGAGTTGGGTTTTACGGCGAGCACGCTTGTTGGTATGAAGGACGAGGAGCTTGAGGAGATGATGAATAGTCTCTCTCATATCTTTAGGTGGGAGCTTCTCGTTGGTGAACGGTACGGTATCAAAGCTGCCGTAAGAGCTGAACGGAGACGATtgcaagaagaggaagaggagga tcTTCTAGACGCCGTCACTTGCTACTCTCCGCCGCAGGTGATTCCGGTACTCATCATGCTCTTGATGCCCTCTCCCAAGAAG atgattGGACAGGGTTATCAGAGGAACCGGTGCAGCAGCAAGACCAGACAGATGCGGCGGGAAATAACGGCGGTTATTGGGAGGCAGGTCAAGGAAAGATGA